Sequence from the Gemmatimonadaceae bacterium genome:
GGCGATCACCGAGCTCGAGGCACAGCAGGCGCGCCGCAACAAGCTGACGCAGGAAGTCGGGCAGAAGCGCAAGGCGGGGGAAGACGCCTCCGCCCTGCAGGCCGAAGCGCGCGCGGTGGGCGAAACGATCGCCGATCTCGAAGCCAAGCGCGCCGAGGCCGAAGCGGCCGTGCAGGCGATGCTCTACGAGCTGCCGAACATTCCGCTCGCCGAGGTGCCCGAGGGCGACGAGACGCACAACACGATCGTGGCCAGCTGGGGCACGCCGCGGGAAGATGGGGCGTCGCTCATGCCGCACTGGGACAAGGGCGCCGAGCTCGGCATCCTCGATCTGGCGCGCGGGGCGAAGATCAGCGGCTCGGGGTTCATCGTCTATCGCAACGCCGGCGCCAAGCTGATTCGCGCGCTGATGAACATGATGCTCGATCTGCACACCGAGCAGCATGGCTACGAGGAGTGCTGGGTGCCGCTCGTCGTGAACCGCCAGACGATGACGGGCACCGGGCAGCTGCCGAAGTTCGAAGAGGACATGTACGGCATTCCGTCGGACGAGCTCTTTCTCATCCCGACGGCCGAAGTGCCGGTCACGAACCTTTATCGCGACGAGATCCTCGAACCCTCGGATCTGCCGAAGGGCTTCTGTGCGTACAGTGCCTGTTTCCGTCGCGAAGCCGGGTCGGCGGGCAAGGACACGCGCGGGCTGCTGCGCGTGCACCAGTTCGACAAGGTCGAGCTGGTGCGCTACGCCACGCCCGAAACGTCGCGGCAGGAACTCGAGCTGCTCACCAGTCACGCCGAGAAGGTGCTTCAGCTGCTCGAACTCCCGTACCGCCGCCTCCTGCTGGCCGCCGGCGACACGGGCTTCTCGAGCGCGATGACCTACGATCTCGAAGTCTTTGCCCCCGCCGTGGGCAAGTGGCTCGAAGTGTCGAGCTGCAGCGTCTTCACCGACTTCCAGGCGCGCCGCGCGAACATCCGCTATCGCCCCGCCCCCGGCGAGAAGCCGCGCTTTGTGCACACGCTCAACGGCTCGGCGCTGGCCTTCTCGCGCATCATCGCCAGCATTATCGAACACCATCAGCAGCCTGACGGCTCCGTGCGGCTCCCCGAGGCGCTGCAGCCGTATTTCGGCAAAGCGGTCCTCCGCTGATCCACCCGATCGCCTGACCCCCGCACCATGCGACGTCGCCGTTGGCCGGTGTTCGTGATGGTGCTGGGCGTCCTGGGTGTCCTCACCTGGTACGTCGCGTACACCCAGCAGGTGGTGCGCGAACTCCGCCGCGCCGCCGCGGTGCAGGGGCGCCTGTATGTCCGCCTCTTCGAGGCGCTGCAGGACACCAGTACCACCGCCGACCCGAGCGCGGTGCTCCTGGAACTGGCGGGGCAGGTTCGGAGCTCCGGCCTGCCGCTCGTCGTGACCGACTCATCGGGGCGAGTGACCACCACCGCCAATTTGCCGCCCGACGTTGAAGCCGATTCGGCGCGGCTCCGCGAGTTTGTGGAGCGGATGGATCGCGCCAATCCCCCCATCGAGCAGCCACCGGTCGGGGCCATTCATCTGGGCGATAGCGCCATCGTCACCCAGTTGCGCTACATCCCGCTGCTCCAGGCCGCGGGGATCCTCCTGCTGGTCGGCTTCGGCGTGTACGCCCTCGTGGAACGCGGGCGTGCCGAACGGGAAAAGGTCTGGGCCGGCATGGCGCGCGAAGCCGCGCACCAACTCGGGACGCCGCTCTCGGCGATGG
This genomic interval carries:
- the serS gene encoding serine--tRNA ligase, with translation MHDIRLLRDQLDHLRDGMRRRGKLAELQPLLDRAEALEAGRRAAITELEAQQARRNKLTQEVGQKRKAGEDASALQAEARAVGETIADLEAKRAEAEAAVQAMLYELPNIPLAEVPEGDETHNTIVASWGTPREDGASLMPHWDKGAELGILDLARGAKISGSGFIVYRNAGAKLIRALMNMMLDLHTEQHGYEECWVPLVVNRQTMTGTGQLPKFEEDMYGIPSDELFLIPTAEVPVTNLYRDEILEPSDLPKGFCAYSACFRREAGSAGKDTRGLLRVHQFDKVELVRYATPETSRQELELLTSHAEKVLQLLELPYRRLLLAAGDTGFSSAMTYDLEVFAPAVGKWLEVSSCSVFTDFQARRANIRYRPAPGEKPRFVHTLNGSALAFSRIIASIIEHHQQPDGSVRLPEALQPYFGKAVLR